The Salegentibacter mishustinae genome includes a window with the following:
- the leuD gene encoding 3-isopropylmalate dehydratase small subunit, which yields MEKFITLTDTAVPLEIENVDTDQIIPARFLKATDKAGFGENLFRDWRFDNNDEPNPEFVLNKPEFKGSILVAGDNFGCGSSREHAAWAIKAYGFKVVVSSYFADIFKGNALNNGLLPVQVSPKFLDQLFVEITKDPSVEINVDLEAQKISIPKGNISESFEIDPYKKTCMLNGFDDIDFLVSKLDAIKEYEQKRSQKLEGTTAL from the coding sequence ATGGAAAAGTTTATCACATTAACCGATACAGCGGTTCCTTTAGAAATAGAAAACGTAGATACCGACCAGATAATTCCTGCAAGGTTTCTAAAAGCAACAGATAAAGCGGGATTTGGAGAAAATCTGTTTCGGGATTGGCGTTTTGATAACAACGACGAGCCAAATCCTGAATTTGTTTTAAACAAGCCTGAATTTAAAGGATCTATTTTAGTAGCAGGAGATAATTTTGGTTGCGGCTCCAGCCGGGAGCACGCGGCCTGGGCAATTAAAGCATACGGATTCAAAGTAGTTGTTTCCAGTTATTTTGCTGATATCTTCAAAGGAAATGCTCTTAATAACGGATTGCTTCCGGTTCAGGTAAGTCCTAAGTTTTTAGACCAGCTTTTTGTTGAAATCACCAAAGATCCTTCCGTAGAAATTAATGTAGATCTGGAAGCACAGAAAATTAGTATTCCGAAGGGAAATATTTCAGAAAGCTTTGAGATAGATCCGTATAAAAAAACCTGTATGCTCAATGGTTTTGACGATATAGACTTTCTGGTAAGCAAACTGGATGCAATAAAAGAATATGAACAGAAAAGATCACAAAAACTAGAAGGGACCACAGCCTTGTAG
- the leuC gene encoding 3-isopropylmalate dehydratase large subunit — MKKTLFDKIWDAHVVESIPDGPDILYIDKHLIHEVTSPQAFNELKERDISVFRPDQIVATADHNTPTENQHLPVKDLLSRKQLKELTQNCEENNITLYGLGHPYNGIVHVMAPELGITQPGMTMVCGDSHTSTHGAFGTIAFGIGTSQVSQVFASQCVLVQKPKKLRVNVNGKLKKGVLPKDVILYIISKLGTNSGTGYFCEYAGNVFEEMSMEGRMTVCNMSIEMGARGGLIAPDQTTFEYVKGKEFAPKGEEFESAKAYWETLKTDEDAEFDQEYSFDAEDIEPMITYGTNPGMGIKITGAIPMEGGKSDAKALAYMGFKPGESLLEKPINWIFIGSCTNSRIEDFRQAAAYIKGKQKAKNVNALIVPGSRQVAAQIEAEGLREVFENAGFTLRQPGCSACLAMNDDKIPAGEYCVSTSNRNFEGRQGQGSRTILASPLTAAATAVSGKLTDFTKHLN, encoded by the coding sequence ATGAAGAAAACTTTATTCGATAAAATTTGGGACGCTCACGTGGTAGAATCTATACCAGATGGGCCCGATATTTTATATATCGATAAACACCTAATACACGAAGTCACGAGTCCGCAAGCTTTTAATGAGCTAAAGGAACGTGACATTTCGGTGTTTCGACCAGACCAGATTGTTGCTACGGCCGATCATAATACACCCACTGAAAATCAACATTTACCGGTTAAAGATTTATTGTCCAGAAAGCAACTTAAAGAGTTAACCCAAAATTGCGAAGAAAATAATATTACGCTTTATGGTCTTGGCCATCCTTACAACGGGATTGTTCACGTAATGGCTCCCGAACTTGGGATTACTCAACCAGGAATGACAATGGTTTGCGGTGACAGCCACACCTCTACTCACGGCGCTTTTGGCACTATTGCTTTTGGAATTGGCACCAGCCAGGTTTCCCAGGTTTTCGCCAGCCAATGTGTTTTGGTCCAAAAACCAAAGAAATTGCGGGTAAACGTAAATGGAAAACTTAAAAAAGGGGTTTTACCAAAAGACGTGATTCTTTATATCATAAGCAAACTGGGAACTAATTCTGGTACAGGATACTTCTGCGAGTATGCAGGAAATGTGTTTGAAGAAATGTCTATGGAAGGCCGTATGACGGTTTGTAATATGAGTATTGAAATGGGCGCCCGAGGTGGTTTAATCGCTCCCGATCAAACTACTTTTGAATATGTAAAAGGCAAAGAATTCGCACCAAAAGGTGAAGAATTTGAATCAGCAAAAGCTTACTGGGAAACTCTAAAAACCGATGAAGACGCTGAGTTCGATCAGGAATATTCATTTGATGCCGAAGATATTGAACCGATGATCACCTACGGAACAAATCCGGGGATGGGAATTAAAATTACCGGTGCAATCCCGATGGAAGGTGGAAAAAGCGACGCCAAAGCTTTGGCCTATATGGGCTTTAAACCCGGAGAATCTTTACTGGAAAAACCTATAAATTGGATTTTCATCGGAAGTTGTACCAACTCAAGAATCGAAGATTTTAGACAGGCAGCAGCTTATATAAAAGGTAAACAAAAAGCGAAAAATGTAAATGCCTTAATTGTACCGGGTTCACGCCAGGTGGCCGCACAAATTGAAGCAGAAGGCCTTCGCGAAGTATTCGAAAATGCCGGTTTTACATTACGACAACCCGGTTGTTCTGCTTGCTTAGCAATGAATGACGATAAGATTCCCGCCGGTGAATATTGCGTTTCTACCAGTAACAGAAATTTTGAAGGAAGACAGGGACAGGGTTCCAGAACCATATTAGCAAGTCCGTTAACGGCAGCTGCAACCGCAGTTTCAGGAAAATTAACCGACTTTACAAAACACTTAAATTAA
- the argB gene encoding acetylglutamate kinase — MKNKVLKVVKIGGKLIEDESKFAEFLNDFVALRGPKILVHGGGNLATEIAGKLGYKTQMFEGRRITDADSIKVITMVYGGLINKNIVAKLQILNENAIGLCGADGMSIVSKKRPVKEVDFGFVGDVEKINSEFINSLLEQNIMPVFSAISCTEEGVLLNTNGDSVAAEIAKAMSDIYETELYFCFEKKGVLANAENDDSVIQEITSEKYQELLEEKIISDGMLPKLHNSFQALESGVKNIFLGDFRLLNKESVYTKITD, encoded by the coding sequence ATGAAAAACAAGGTTTTAAAAGTTGTAAAAATAGGAGGGAAGCTTATTGAAGATGAATCCAAATTCGCTGAATTCCTGAATGATTTTGTGGCTTTGCGAGGCCCGAAGATCCTGGTTCATGGTGGGGGAAACCTGGCTACCGAAATTGCAGGGAAACTCGGTTATAAAACCCAAATGTTTGAAGGGCGAAGAATCACCGATGCCGATTCAATTAAAGTGATCACTATGGTCTACGGCGGACTCATTAATAAAAATATTGTAGCTAAGCTTCAAATTTTGAATGAAAATGCAATTGGTTTATGCGGTGCCGATGGAATGAGCATTGTTTCCAAGAAACGTCCTGTGAAGGAAGTCGACTTTGGTTTTGTTGGAGACGTGGAAAAGATTAATTCAGAATTTATAAATTCACTTTTAGAACAAAATATTATGCCTGTTTTTTCGGCTATTTCCTGTACAGAAGAGGGTGTACTTTTAAACACAAATGGCGATTCTGTTGCTGCGGAAATCGCCAAAGCGATGAGCGATATATATGAGACTGAACTTTATTTCTGCTTTGAGAAAAAAGGTGTGCTGGCCAATGCCGAAAACGATGATTCGGTGATTCAAGAAATTACCAGTGAAAAATACCAGGAATTGCTTGAAGAAAAAATAATAAGCGATGGGATGCTCCCTAAGTTGCACAACAGTTTCCAGGCTTTGGAAAGCGGTGTGAAAAATATATTTCTGGGGGATTTCAGGTTATTAAATAAAGAATCTGTTTATACTAAAATCACGGATTAA
- the leuB gene encoding 3-isopropylmalate dehydrogenase encodes MKLKIAVLPGDGIGPEITQQSVKVLKAVADRFDHHFQFEDALVGAAAIDLLNNPLPEATLELCKKSDAVLFGAIGHPKYDNNPDAKVRPEQGLLQLRKGLGLFANIRPVKAYDKLIEQSPLKADRITGADMVIYRELTGGIYFGDKFTAEDGQSATDVCTYSVEEISRMAHLAFKAAQQRSKKLTLVDKANVLETSRLWRKTVTKIGEEYPDVALDFLFVDNAAMQMILNPTQFDVILTENMFGDILSDEASVIGGSIGLLASASVGKENAMFEPIHGSYPQATGKGIANPVASILSAAMLLEHFGLVEEAEAVKKAVELSIKLNVCTIDINKDNHYTTEKVGDFLEGLISEVDNISINNENLNLGQMTII; translated from the coding sequence ATGAAATTAAAAATAGCAGTCTTGCCCGGAGACGGGATAGGTCCTGAAATCACACAGCAATCAGTTAAAGTTTTGAAAGCTGTAGCAGATCGTTTTGATCACCACTTTCAATTTGAAGACGCCTTGGTAGGTGCGGCAGCAATAGATTTGCTGAACAATCCGTTACCTGAAGCTACGCTGGAATTGTGCAAGAAATCTGATGCTGTGTTATTTGGGGCTATAGGACACCCAAAGTATGACAATAATCCCGATGCAAAAGTTAGACCTGAACAGGGACTCCTACAGCTAAGAAAAGGCCTGGGACTTTTTGCCAATATTAGACCCGTAAAAGCCTATGATAAACTTATAGAACAATCGCCATTAAAAGCCGATCGTATTACCGGTGCAGATATGGTGATTTACCGGGAACTTACCGGCGGAATTTATTTTGGCGATAAATTTACGGCTGAAGATGGTCAAAGCGCTACCGATGTTTGCACCTATTCTGTGGAAGAGATTTCCAGGATGGCACACCTGGCTTTTAAAGCTGCACAACAAAGATCTAAAAAATTAACGCTGGTAGATAAAGCCAATGTTCTGGAAACTTCCAGGTTATGGCGAAAAACAGTAACCAAAATTGGCGAAGAATATCCAGATGTGGCGCTAGACTTCCTTTTTGTTGACAACGCGGCCATGCAAATGATTCTTAACCCAACTCAATTTGATGTAATTCTTACCGAAAATATGTTTGGCGATATTCTTTCAGATGAAGCCAGTGTAATTGGTGGCAGCATCGGGTTATTAGCATCGGCATCTGTAGGAAAAGAAAACGCAATGTTTGAACCTATTCACGGTTCCTATCCGCAGGCAACCGGTAAAGGCATCGCAAACCCTGTAGCTTCCATTTTATCGGCTGCAATGCTTTTAGAGCATTTCGGTTTGGTAGAAGAAGCCGAGGCAGTAAAAAAGGCGGTGGAACTTAGTATTAAACTAAATGTTTGCACCATAGACATTAACAAAGATAACCATTATACCACCGAAAAAGTGGGTGATTTCCTTGAGGGACTTATCAGTGAAGTTGATAATATTAGTATCAACAATGAGAACCTGAACCTTGGGCAAATGACTATTATTTAA
- a CDS encoding aspartate aminotransferase family protein → MELFDVYPLYDITPVKGEGAYVFDKEGNKYLDLYGGHAVISIGHSHPAYVNSISKQVAELGFYSNSVKNPLQNNLAEKLKKLSGIEDYSLFLCNSGAEANENALKVASFHTGKDRVIYFENAFHGRTSGVVAVTDNENIKAPFNQHHQATKIAFEDTDTLEKELKKGDVAAVIFEVIQGVGGLDEASTEFYQKTAELCKKYSSVLIADEVQSGYGRTGDFFAFQKHNIRPDIISIAKGMGNGFPIGGVLIDKAIEAKPGMLGTTFGGNHLACAAGISVLEVIEKENLLKNASELFGYVKEKAAEIPQIKKIKGRGLMIGLEFDFEIAQLRKELLYKHQIFTGASANKKLLRILPPLNIKKKHFDELFKALKIVLN, encoded by the coding sequence ATGGAATTATTTGATGTTTATCCGCTTTACGATATCACGCCGGTAAAAGGCGAGGGCGCTTATGTTTTTGATAAAGAAGGAAATAAATACCTGGATCTTTATGGCGGCCATGCGGTAATTTCTATTGGACATTCCCATCCCGCTTATGTGAATTCTATTTCTAAACAGGTTGCGGAACTGGGTTTTTACTCCAATTCGGTCAAAAATCCTTTGCAAAACAATCTTGCCGAAAAGTTGAAAAAACTTTCAGGAATAGAAGATTATAGTCTGTTTTTATGTAATTCGGGGGCTGAGGCCAATGAAAATGCGCTTAAAGTTGCTTCTTTTCATACTGGGAAAGATCGCGTGATCTATTTTGAAAATGCTTTCCACGGAAGAACTTCAGGAGTGGTTGCGGTGACCGACAATGAAAATATTAAAGCTCCATTCAATCAACATCATCAAGCGACGAAAATTGCTTTTGAAGATACGGATACGCTTGAAAAAGAGTTGAAAAAAGGCGACGTGGCTGCGGTTATTTTTGAAGTGATCCAAGGTGTTGGAGGACTCGATGAAGCTTCTACTGAATTTTATCAAAAAACCGCTGAATTGTGTAAAAAATATAGTTCAGTTTTAATTGCAGATGAGGTACAGTCGGGTTATGGGAGGACAGGAGATTTTTTTGCTTTTCAGAAACATAATATTCGACCTGATATTATTTCCATAGCGAAAGGAATGGGCAATGGGTTTCCAATTGGCGGGGTGTTAATCGATAAAGCTATTGAAGCAAAACCCGGAATGCTGGGTACGACTTTTGGTGGGAATCACCTGGCCTGTGCCGCGGGGATTTCGGTTTTGGAGGTTATAGAAAAAGAAAATCTTCTGAAAAATGCCAGTGAACTTTTTGGATATGTAAAAGAGAAAGCGGCGGAAATTCCGCAGATCAAAAAGATCAAAGGTCGCGGATTGATGATTGGTTTAGAATTCGATTTTGAGATCGCGCAGTTAAGAAAAGAACTGTTGTATAAGCATCAAATTTTTACCGGAGCCTCGGCCAATAAAAAACTGCTAAGAATTTTACCGCCATTAAACATAAAAAAGAAACATTTTGATGAGTTATTTAAAGCTTTAAAGATTGTTCTTAATTAA
- a CDS encoding M20 family metallo-hydrolase, whose protein sequence is MKLEELQKEALDLLKNLVEIRSFSKEEDKTAGLLEDWFRTKEMTFYRHLNNVWATNKYFDPAKPSLLLNSHHDTVKPNSAYTRNPFEAEIEDGKLYGLGSNDAGGCLVSLLATFTWFYEAKNLEYNLIFAGTAEEEINGKNGIACMLPKMPKVDVAIVGEPTLMQLAIAEKGLVVFDAKVKGTPSHAAHPNDNNSIYKTANALKWFQEFDFPKESETLGKVKLTVTQINAGSQHNVVPGHVDLVIDVRVNDAYSNAEIEQILKKKAPVDEITARSLRLNSSSIPRNHELVKAGISLGMETYGSPTLSDQAMLSCPSLKLGPGDSTRSHSADEFIYVKEVEEGIEKYIKLLEKTLKV, encoded by the coding sequence ATGAAGCTCGAAGAATTACAAAAGGAGGCCCTGGATTTACTAAAGAATCTTGTTGAGATTCGATCATTCTCAAAGGAAGAAGATAAAACGGCCGGGTTGCTGGAAGATTGGTTCCGAACTAAAGAGATGACCTTTTATCGGCATTTGAACAATGTTTGGGCTACCAATAAATATTTTGATCCGGCTAAACCAAGCTTGCTGCTTAATTCACATCACGATACGGTAAAACCAAATTCAGCATACACCCGGAATCCATTTGAAGCTGAAATTGAAGATGGAAAATTATACGGATTAGGTAGTAACGATGCCGGTGGTTGTCTTGTTTCTTTACTTGCAACTTTCACATGGTTTTATGAAGCGAAAAACCTGGAATATAATCTGATTTTTGCAGGAACTGCTGAGGAGGAAATTAACGGGAAAAATGGAATAGCCTGTATGTTACCTAAAATGCCAAAAGTTGATGTTGCTATAGTTGGTGAACCGACTTTAATGCAACTGGCAATTGCCGAAAAAGGTCTGGTAGTTTTTGATGCTAAAGTAAAGGGAACTCCTTCACACGCCGCTCATCCCAATGATAATAACTCGATATACAAGACTGCTAATGCTTTAAAATGGTTTCAGGAATTTGATTTTCCGAAGGAATCTGAAACTCTGGGGAAAGTAAAACTTACGGTAACCCAGATCAATGCCGGCAGCCAGCATAATGTAGTGCCGGGCCACGTAGATCTGGTGATAGATGTTCGGGTGAATGATGCGTATTCCAACGCTGAAATTGAGCAAATTTTAAAGAAAAAAGCTCCTGTAGATGAAATAACTGCACGTTCCCTTCGGTTGAATTCTTCTTCAATTCCCAGGAATCACGAGTTAGTAAAGGCTGGAATTTCTTTAGGAATGGAAACTTATGGTTCGCCTACACTTTCAGACCAGGCAATGTTAAGCTGTCCTTCTTTAAAATTAGGTCCGGGAGATTCCACAAGATCTCATTCCGCAGATGAATTTATTTATGTAAAAGAAGTGGAAGAAGGGATTGAGAAGTATATTAAATTGCTGGAAAAAACTTTAAAAGTATAA
- the argH gene encoding argininosuccinate lyase: MKLWDKGLAIDKKIENFTVGNDRELDMHIAEYDLKASKAHARMLGKVDILTSEEVKSIEVELAKLQQQLEKGTFEIEEQFEDVHSKIEFELTKVLGDTGKKIHTARSRNDQVLVAMQLYFKENLREISSKTKQLIDVLVGLADKHQEKLLPGYTHLQVAMPSSFGLWFSAYAELLIDDLYLLEAGLKVVDQNPLGSAAGYGSSFPIDREFTTKELGFSTLKYNVVAAQLGRGKCERTVTSNISSVANTLARFAMDICLYMSQNFDFITFPDELTTGSSIMPHKKNPDVFELIRGKCNKLQSIANEMILITNNLPSGYHRDYQLIKENSIYAVENIKEILDVFIHSIALIKVKDINLQDEKYKYLFTVDSINDLVMQGKSFREAYQIIGGQVQEGTYEAAEGKKHSHLGSKDNLALEEIKRKKDEV; encoded by the coding sequence ATGAAACTCTGGGATAAAGGATTAGCTATAGATAAAAAGATCGAAAATTTTACGGTTGGAAACGACCGGGAGTTAGATATGCATATCGCGGAATACGATCTAAAAGCTTCAAAAGCTCACGCTAGAATGTTAGGGAAAGTTGATATTCTGACTTCAGAAGAAGTGAAAAGTATAGAAGTAGAATTAGCTAAACTTCAGCAGCAGCTTGAAAAAGGAACTTTTGAGATAGAAGAGCAATTTGAAGATGTACATTCAAAAATTGAATTTGAATTAACCAAAGTCCTGGGAGATACAGGAAAAAAAATCCATACTGCTCGATCCAGGAATGACCAGGTTTTGGTGGCGATGCAATTATATTTCAAAGAAAATTTGAGAGAGATTTCTAGTAAAACAAAGCAATTGATAGATGTTCTTGTGGGCCTCGCAGATAAACATCAGGAGAAACTTCTTCCCGGGTATACACATTTGCAGGTAGCGATGCCTTCAAGTTTTGGTTTATGGTTTTCAGCCTATGCAGAATTACTTATCGATGATCTTTATTTACTGGAAGCCGGTTTGAAAGTTGTAGATCAAAATCCGTTGGGATCTGCGGCAGGTTATGGCTCTTCTTTTCCTATAGATCGGGAATTCACCACCAAAGAGTTAGGGTTTTCTACTTTAAAATATAATGTGGTAGCCGCACAACTGGGTCGTGGAAAGTGTGAGCGAACAGTGACTTCTAATATTTCATCAGTAGCAAATACTTTAGCTCGTTTTGCTATGGATATTTGTTTATATATGAGTCAGAATTTTGACTTTATCACTTTTCCCGATGAACTTACCACAGGCTCCAGCATTATGCCACACAAGAAAAATCCTGATGTTTTTGAATTGATTCGTGGTAAATGCAACAAGTTACAGAGCATCGCTAACGAGATGATTTTAATTACCAATAATTTACCGAGCGGTTATCATAGAGACTACCAACTGATCAAAGAAAACAGCATTTATGCGGTAGAAAATATTAAAGAGATCTTGGATGTTTTTATTCACTCCATCGCTTTAATTAAGGTGAAGGATATCAATTTACAGGATGAAAAATATAAATATCTTTTTACGGTAGATAGTATCAATGATTTGGTGATGCAGGGAAAATCTTTTAGAGAGGCTTATCAAATAATCGGTGGCCAGGTGCAGGAAGGAACTTATGAAGCTGCAGAAGGTAAAAAGCATTCGCATTTAGGAAGTAAGGATAATCTTGCTTTGGAAGAAATTAAGAGAAAAAAGGATGAGGTTTAG
- a CDS encoding N-acetylornithine carbamoyltransferase, whose translation MKNYTELSDIKDLQQLITEALELKKSTSTLEIGKGKTLGMLFFNPSLRTRLSSEKAAKLLGMEVMVMNAGSDSWKLEFEDGAVMDSDKAEHIKEAAAVLSQYCDIIAVRAFPDLKDKEKDEAETVLNSFKKFASVPVVNLESATGHPLQALTDAMTISELNKKDKPKVVLSWAPHPKTLPQSVPNSFAEIMQNLDVDFVITNPEGYDLNPKITKNVSVIHDQAEALKDADFVYVKNWSSYENYGQKLSEDRNWTFSAKKLKLTNNAKVMHCLPVRRNMVIADEVLDSENSVVIQQAGNRTFAAQAVLKRILEEKVQAKDLGKNA comes from the coding sequence ATGAAAAATTACACAGAATTATCAGATATAAAAGATTTACAGCAATTAATTACGGAAGCGCTAGAGTTGAAAAAAAGCACATCCACTTTAGAAATAGGAAAAGGAAAAACCCTGGGAATGCTATTTTTTAACCCCAGTTTACGTACGCGTTTAAGTTCTGAAAAAGCCGCGAAATTGTTGGGAATGGAAGTAATGGTGATGAATGCCGGTAGCGATAGCTGGAAGTTGGAGTTTGAAGATGGGGCGGTAATGGATTCCGATAAAGCTGAACATATTAAAGAAGCGGCTGCGGTGCTTTCGCAGTATTGCGATATCATCGCGGTACGAGCGTTTCCCGACTTAAAAGACAAAGAAAAAGATGAGGCTGAGACGGTATTAAATAGCTTTAAAAAATTTGCGTCTGTACCTGTTGTAAATTTGGAAAGTGCTACGGGCCATCCCCTGCAGGCACTTACCGATGCCATGACTATTTCCGAATTAAATAAAAAAGATAAGCCGAAAGTTGTGCTTAGCTGGGCGCCGCACCCAAAGACTTTACCGCAAAGTGTACCTAATTCTTTTGCTGAAATTATGCAAAATCTTGATGTGGATTTTGTGATCACCAATCCGGAAGGTTATGATCTAAATCCAAAAATCACTAAAAATGTTTCGGTTATTCACGATCAGGCTGAGGCTTTAAAAGATGCCGATTTCGTGTATGTTAAAAATTGGAGTAGCTATGAAAATTACGGTCAAAAACTAAGTGAAGATCGAAACTGGACTTTTTCTGCAAAAAAATTAAAATTAACCAATAATGCAAAAGTGATGCATTGTTTGCCGGTAAGAAGAAATATGGTGATTGCCGATGAGGTATTGGATTCAGAAAACTCGGTGGTGATTCAACAGGCGGGAAACAGAACTTTTGCTGCGCAGGCGGTTTTAAAAAGAATTTTAGAAGAAAAAGTGCAAGCAAAAGATTTAGGGAAGAATGCTTAA